The stretch of DNA GAAGCTTTTTTGACCCGGACGACGAACGACATCCGCGTCGAACGACGCGAGCCCATCGACGCCGTGGATTAGCCGTTGAACAAGCACCGCGACCCGACGCCAGGTATCCGGGTCGATCGGAGCCGCCATCGTTTTCAGCGGCAGCCACGTTTCGTCGGGGTGACCGGACTGCCGCGTGCGGGCTCCACCCTGCTGTGCCAGTTGCTGGCGCAACATCCTGACATCGACTGTGAAGGGCACAGTTCGCCGCTGTGCAACACGATGCCCGGCATCCCACGGTTCGCACGGTATCCGCTAGCGTTTATCGGCATCTGCGCCTGCTTTCTTGACTGGCGGCGCGTCGTGTGTTGTCCGGATCGCCTGCCGCCGATTAATTCGGCTACTCGACATTCACCGCGCCGATCAACGGCTTGCAGACAGCGTTAGTACCGGGCGGCAGGTCACGAACCGGGTCGGCGAGGGCCGTGGAGGAAAGCGTCTGGAAAGGTTCGCAGGGGTCGCAAGTCGGACCACGGGACACGGGAAAATCGGAAATGATCGGAGGGCCGCCGCATGCGGCTCGATACTTGAGCGTCCGAAGCTTCGCGCAGCTTCCTATTGTGCTGCATCAACCGGCTGAATCCGCAGCCTGCTTGTGACGTTCCGCCTGGCATTTCCGCGGAGTCAAAAAAACAACCCCGGCATCCCCTCGCAAATCGTTGAACCGAGAGAAGAAACCGGGGTGTGCTTTACAACAGACTGAGATAGTCCGGTCAGAACGGAATATCGTCATCCATCTCGTCGAACCCGCCGCCAGCCGGCGCATTCGAGCGGCCGCCGCCGCTGCCACCCGAGCCGCCGCTGCGCGCCGCGCCACCGCCGCCGCCCGAAGCCGCCCGACCGCCGCCGCGCGGCTGTTCAGCCGGCTCGCGGCTGTAACCGCCGTCGTCGCCGCCCATCGACGCGCCGCCGCTGCGGCCGCCGAGCATCTGCATCTGGTCCGCGACGATCTCGGTCGAGTAACGGTCGGTGCCGTCCTGCGCCTGCCACTTGCGCGTGCGGATGCGGCCTTCGATGTACACCGACGAGCCTTTCTTCAGATATTCCGACACGATCTCCGCCAGGCGTCCGAAGAACGCGACGCGGTGCCATTCGGTCATTTCCTTGAAGTCGCCGGACGCCTTGTCCTTGTAGCGGTCGGTCGTGGCAAGCCGGATGTTCGCGACCGCGTCGCCGCTCGGCAGATAGCGGACTTCCGGGTCGGCGCCGAGGTTGCCGACGAGAATGACCTTGTTCACGGATGCCATGAGTTTCTCCTGTTGATTCCGTTGCGAGGAGCGGCCGCGCGACGCCCGCGGCCGGCGTCGCGATGACGCGCGCCGCGGATGCGCCGCCTCCGCGAAAAATTACCGGGTTCGATGCTCAGGCGCGACGCGGCGGAGCCTTCATATTGGCGGCGATTATAAGCCAGCACAATACGAGGCCGGAGCACGCGTAAAACACCGCGCTCGGACCGTCCACCTTCAGCAGCCAGCCGCCGACGACGCCGCCGAGCGCGAGGCCCACCGACTGCGTCGTGTTGTACACGCCGGCCGCCGCGCCCTTGCGGGTGCCCGGCGCGAGCTTCGACAC from Paraburkholderia caballeronis encodes:
- a CDS encoding sulfotransferase, whose amino-acid sequence is MTGLPRAGSTLLCQLLAQHPDIDCEGHSSPLCNTMPGIPRFARYPLAFIGICACFLDWRRVVCCPDRLPPINSATRHSPRRSTACRQR
- a CDS encoding single-stranded DNA-binding protein gives rise to the protein MASVNKVILVGNLGADPEVRYLPSGDAVANIRLATTDRYKDKASGDFKEMTEWHRVAFFGRLAEIVSEYLKKGSSVYIEGRIRTRKWQAQDGTDRYSTEIVADQMQMLGGRSGGASMGGDDGGYSREPAEQPRGGGRAASGGGGGAARSGGSGGSGGGRSNAPAGGGFDEMDDDIPF